In Bacteroidota bacterium, a genomic segment contains:
- the pruA gene encoding L-glutamate gamma-semialdehyde dehydrogenase gives MSKGMYEVPKAYNEPVLNYAPGSPERAELKRVLKDMKSVMTDIPMIIGGREVRTDEKLPVRPPHEIRHILGYYYMGGEEHVNMAIGAALQARQQWQELPWDQRASIFLKAADLISGPYRAKINAASMLGQSKNVYQAEIDAACEMADFLRYNVEFMVQIYRDQPVSGKGTWNRVEQRPLEGFVYALTPFNFTSIAGNLPSAPALMGNVVVWKPSNTQVYSAKVIMDIFREAGLPDGVINMIFVPGPIGGKIMSRHPDFVGVHFTGSTEVFKKIWKAIGENVMLHNTYPKIVGETGGKDFVMVHHSANPKQVVTALTRGAFEYQGQKCSAASRAYIPASMWPAVKNGIIADLKSFKMGSVEDFSNFINAVIDEAAFDKITGYIEQAKKDEGVEIVAGGNHDKSEGYFIEPTVLLVQDPMYVTMQEEIFGPVLTIYVYDDEKFDETLEMVDKTSPYALTGSIFATDRYIINQALKKLVNAAGNFYINDKPTGAVVGQQPFGGARASGTNDKSGSYLNLLRWVSPRAIKENFNPPEDYRYPFLGNGTDED, from the coding sequence ATGTCAAAAGGAATGTATGAAGTACCAAAAGCTTACAATGAGCCGGTACTTAATTATGCCCCAGGAAGTCCGGAAAGGGCTGAGTTAAAGAGGGTTCTTAAGGATATGAAATCGGTAATGACAGATATTCCGATGATTATTGGTGGACGTGAAGTAAGGACGGATGAAAAGCTACCTGTTCGTCCTCCCCATGAGATACGTCACATCCTGGGATATTATTATATGGGAGGAGAAGAGCATGTGAACATGGCCATTGGGGCGGCATTGCAAGCCCGTCAGCAATGGCAGGAGTTGCCCTGGGATCAGCGTGCCTCAATATTTCTGAAAGCAGCCGACCTTATCTCAGGACCCTACCGGGCAAAAATCAATGCCGCTAGCATGCTGGGACAATCGAAGAATGTCTACCAGGCTGAAATAGATGCAGCTTGTGAGATGGCTGATTTTCTTCGGTACAATGTGGAATTCATGGTGCAAATATACCGTGATCAACCCGTATCCGGCAAGGGTACATGGAACAGGGTAGAGCAAAGACCCCTGGAAGGGTTCGTGTATGCTCTTACTCCGTTCAATTTTACGTCTATCGCCGGTAATCTGCCATCGGCGCCGGCATTGATGGGAAATGTGGTTGTTTGGAAACCTTCCAATACTCAGGTGTATTCAGCCAAGGTGATCATGGACATATTCCGTGAAGCCGGTCTTCCCGACGGGGTTATCAATATGATCTTTGTCCCGGGACCCATAGGAGGTAAGATCATGTCGCGCCATCCTGACTTTGTGGGTGTACATTTTACCGGTTCGACCGAAGTATTTAAGAAGATATGGAAAGCCATTGGGGAGAATGTTATGTTGCATAATACCTATCCCAAGATTGTTGGTGAGACAGGAGGGAAGGACTTTGTAATGGTTCACCACTCGGCTAACCCTAAGCAGGTGGTAACAGCATTGACCCGTGGAGCTTTTGAGTACCAGGGCCAGAAATGCTCGGCAGCCTCACGGGCTTATATCCCCGCCAGTATGTGGCCTGCCGTGAAAAATGGTATCATTGCCGACCTGAAATCATTCAAAATGGGAAGCGTGGAGGATTTCTCCAATTTTATTAATGCTGTGATCGATGAGGCAGCCTTTGATAAAATTACCGGATATATTGAACAGGCGAAGAAAGATGAGGGAGTAGAAATCGTCGCGGGCGGCAATCATGACAAATCGGAGGGATATTTTATCGAACCTACCGTTCTTTTGGTGCAGGACCCAATGTATGTTACCATGCAGGAAGAAATTTTCGGGCCGGTACTTACCATTTACGTGTATGATGATGAAAAATTCGATGAAACCCTCGAAATGGTTGATAAAACATCTCCATACGCCCTTACCGGCTCCATCTTTGCAACCGATCGCTATATTATTAACCAAGCTTTGAAAAAGCTGGTTAATGCAGCCGGTAACTTTTATATCAACGACAAGCCGACAGGAGCCGTGGTAGGGCAACAACCCTTCGGCGGCGCAAGAGCAAGCGGTACCAATGATAAATCAGGCTCGTATCTGAATCTGCTGCGATGGGTTTCTCCCCGGGCGATCAAGGAAAACTTTAATCCGCCGGAAGATTATCGCTACCCTTTCCTGGGTAATGGGACTGACGAGGATTAA
- a CDS encoding DUF4295 domain-containing protein yields the protein MAKKVVATLQAAGKDIAKVIRMVRSPKSGAYVFKEDIIPNDQVKDFLAKN from the coding sequence ATGGCAAAGAAAGTTGTTGCTACACTGCAAGCTGCAGGAAAAGACATTGCCAAGGTTATTCGCATGGTCAGATCACCTAAGTCTGGTGCTTACGTTTTTAAAGAGGATATTATTCCCAACGATCAGGTAAAAGACTTTTTGGCAAAGAATTAA
- a CDS encoding KamA family protein codes for MDFDFFTLSDKRTLFRKLMEENPDLKSILKESGNTDTLHTRIREMAIPVLEGNPKALSYYRMETHGREACEKLAWRDFAAIRILDYVDHSGIEIEDLNLHGETVKSEPFRWLWEAFHGKTTNINSDFLRDMIYLFRQLKGIALRELPSRETVIGWMKRHPSGLDEEIIALRKQNKDRIIRKFIELMDRGEKTDPKYFFEEGMSFQEKYNRMVEWWDERLFHLRFAIRSPERLNAMLDGTLSKETMIILEEARQAGIPTFVNPYYLSLLHVNPPEHLKGTDEAIREYVLYSRKLVDEFGHIVAWEKEDEVEDGKPNVAGWLLPRGNNIHRRYPEVSILIPDTMGRACGGLCASCQRMFDFQSGNLNFNLNKLLPGEKWPQKLERLMKYFEEDAQLRDILITGGDALMSSNKSLQAILDSVYRMAVRKKEANRSRKNGEKHAEIQRVRLGTRLPVYLPQRITDDLASILAEFKNNARKIGIRQFVIQTHFETALEITPESKKGIERLLSAGWIVTNQQVFTAGASRRGHTAKLRKVLNDTGVLPYYTFTVKGYRENSFNFATNERALQEQNEEKTAGLVPREYYDEIRHFPDDPENMINHIHNLREKTGLPFLATDRNVLNLPGVGKSLTYRTIGITPHGRRILEFDHDHTRKHSPIIEKMGKVVIVETKSVSAYLRQLESFGENIKEYIHVYGYSAGETEPVIPIYKYPGYEFEVTEKFTNLDCSN; via the coding sequence ATGGATTTTGATTTCTTTACACTGAGTGATAAGCGGACATTGTTCCGGAAACTGATGGAGGAGAATCCCGACCTCAAATCCATTCTTAAAGAATCCGGGAATACGGATACGTTACATACTCGCATCCGCGAAATGGCAATTCCTGTGTTAGAAGGCAATCCCAAGGCATTATCATATTACAGAATGGAGACACACGGCAGGGAAGCTTGCGAAAAGCTTGCATGGAGAGATTTTGCCGCCATACGCATCCTGGATTATGTTGACCATAGCGGTATAGAAATAGAAGACCTTAACCTCCATGGTGAAACCGTAAAGTCGGAGCCTTTCCGTTGGCTTTGGGAAGCCTTCCATGGAAAAACCACAAACATTAACTCCGATTTCCTGAGGGATATGATATATCTCTTTCGTCAGTTGAAAGGCATTGCCCTCAGGGAATTACCCAGCCGGGAAACCGTGATCGGATGGATGAAACGCCACCCTTCCGGGCTGGATGAAGAGATCATTGCCCTGAGAAAACAAAACAAGGATCGCATCATCCGGAAGTTCATCGAACTGATGGACAGAGGGGAGAAAACCGATCCTAAGTATTTCTTTGAAGAAGGAATGAGTTTTCAGGAAAAATACAACAGGATGGTGGAATGGTGGGATGAAAGGCTGTTTCACCTGAGATTTGCCATCCGGTCTCCTGAACGTCTGAATGCAATGCTTGACGGAACGCTTTCAAAGGAAACCATGATCATCCTTGAGGAAGCGCGGCAGGCCGGCATTCCCACCTTTGTCAATCCTTATTATCTTTCATTGCTTCACGTAAATCCGCCGGAACATCTTAAAGGCACAGATGAAGCAATAAGGGAGTATGTGCTTTATTCCAGGAAATTAGTTGATGAGTTTGGGCACATTGTAGCCTGGGAAAAGGAAGATGAGGTAGAAGACGGGAAACCCAATGTTGCAGGATGGCTTCTTCCCCGCGGAAACAACATTCATCGCCGCTATCCTGAGGTCTCCATACTCATACCGGATACCATGGGGCGGGCTTGCGGGGGATTGTGTGCTTCCTGCCAGAGAATGTTTGATTTCCAGAGTGGTAACCTGAACTTCAATCTCAACAAACTCCTTCCCGGAGAAAAGTGGCCTCAAAAGCTCGAAAGGCTTATGAAATATTTTGAGGAAGACGCCCAGCTTCGTGATATTCTTATAACCGGCGGCGATGCATTGATGAGTTCCAATAAATCACTGCAAGCCATTTTGGATTCTGTTTACCGGATGGCCGTCCGGAAAAAGGAAGCAAACCGTTCCAGGAAAAACGGTGAAAAACATGCTGAAATACAAAGGGTCAGGCTTGGAACGCGTTTGCCTGTTTACCTGCCGCAAAGGATCACCGATGACCTGGCCTCTATCCTGGCAGAATTCAAGAATAATGCCCGAAAAATCGGGATACGGCAGTTTGTGATACAGACTCACTTCGAGACCGCCCTGGAGATAACTCCCGAATCGAAAAAAGGAATTGAAAGACTCTTATCTGCCGGATGGATAGTGACCAACCAACAGGTTTTCACTGCCGGAGCTTCCCGCAGGGGACATACAGCCAAGCTCCGTAAAGTACTGAACGATACCGGTGTTCTGCCCTATTACACATTCACTGTAAAAGGCTACCGGGAAAACAGCTTTAACTTCGCTACCAACGAAAGGGCTTTGCAGGAACAAAACGAAGAGAAAACAGCCGGGCTGGTACCCCGTGAATATTACGATGAAATACGACATTTCCCCGATGACCCGGAGAATATGATCAATCACATCCACAACCTGAGAGAAAAAACCGGTCTGCCATTCCTGGCAACCGACCGCAATGTACTAAACCTGCCTGGTGTTGGCAAAAGCCTGACATACCGGACAATAGGGATCACTCCCCATGGCCGGAGAATACTCGAATTCGATCATGATCATACAAGAAAACATAGCCCCATCATTGAAAAAATGGGGAAAGTGGTCATAGTGGAAACAAAATCGGTTTCTGCTTATCTGCGCCAACTTGAGTCCTTTGGTGAGAATATTAAGGAATATATTCATGTTTATGGCTATTCTGCCGGGGAAACCGAACCTGTGATACCAATCTATAAATATCCGGGTTATGAGTTTGAAGTCACGGAAAAATTCACCAATCTGGATTGCAGCAATTGA
- the rimO gene encoding 30S ribosomal protein S12 methylthiotransferase RimO: protein MRNKKPLSVNVVTLGCSKNLVDSENLMARLTKGGFDVKADDPEDTDIVIINTCGFIHDAREESIDTILEYAALKSQGRIKKLLVMGCLSQRYPKELKTEIPEADGMFGVEQQSDILTFLGSSCHDQVIPSRFVTTGHYAYLKIAEGCDRHCSFCAIPMIRGKHKSRKEDDILNEFAFLTGSGVKEILLISQDLSYYGYDLYRESRLASLLEKMAKSRDDIWIRLHYAYPSRFPEDILPLIRENSNICRYLDIPFQHISDPILKSMRRGINKKETLELIDKIRSEVPGIALRTSLMVGYPGESEAMFRELVRFVEETRFNRLGVFTYSQEENTEAAKLMDDVPAGIKQERMDIIMGIQEKISEDLNRQMTGKDIRVLIDRREGEYLVGRTEFDSPEVDNEVLIRKPWDESWIGSFVKARAEDSGPYELYAGIVS, encoded by the coding sequence ATCCGTAATAAAAAGCCATTATCGGTAAATGTTGTTACTCTGGGTTGCTCGAAAAACCTGGTCGATTCGGAAAATCTTATGGCGAGACTCACCAAGGGAGGCTTTGATGTTAAAGCTGACGACCCGGAGGATACCGATATCGTGATCATTAATACCTGTGGTTTCATCCATGATGCCCGGGAAGAATCCATAGATACCATCCTGGAATATGCTGCACTTAAGAGCCAGGGCAGAATAAAAAAACTTTTGGTTATGGGTTGCTTATCTCAACGCTACCCCAAAGAACTAAAAACCGAGATTCCGGAAGCGGATGGGATGTTTGGTGTCGAGCAGCAGTCGGATATTCTGACTTTCCTGGGATCTTCCTGTCATGATCAGGTCATACCTTCCCGCTTTGTCACTACCGGCCATTATGCATATCTTAAAATAGCTGAGGGATGCGATCGCCATTGTTCTTTTTGCGCTATCCCAATGATCAGGGGAAAGCATAAATCAAGGAAAGAAGACGATATTTTAAATGAGTTTGCTTTCCTTACCGGTTCCGGCGTTAAGGAAATCCTGCTTATCTCGCAGGATCTGAGTTATTACGGTTATGATCTGTATCGTGAAAGCCGGCTTGCCTCCCTGCTTGAGAAGATGGCAAAAAGCCGGGATGACATCTGGATCAGGCTCCATTATGCTTATCCCTCGCGTTTTCCGGAAGATATACTCCCTTTGATAAGAGAAAACAGCAATATCTGCCGATATCTCGATATTCCCTTCCAGCATATCAGTGATCCCATCCTGAAGTCGATGAGGCGTGGGATAAATAAGAAAGAAACCCTTGAACTGATTGATAAGATCCGATCAGAAGTGCCGGGCATTGCCCTCCGTACCTCATTGATGGTTGGCTATCCCGGGGAGTCTGAGGCAATGTTCCGCGAACTTGTCCGCTTTGTGGAGGAAACCCGCTTTAACAGGCTGGGAGTGTTCACATATTCTCAGGAAGAAAATACCGAAGCTGCGAAATTGATGGATGATGTTCCTGCCGGGATTAAGCAGGAAAGAATGGATATTATTATGGGTATCCAGGAAAAGATATCGGAGGACTTGAACCGGCAAATGACCGGTAAAGATATCAGGGTACTTATTGATCGCCGGGAAGGGGAGTATCTCGTGGGCAGAACCGAATTTGATTCTCCCGAGGTTGATAATGAAGTGCTGATTCGAAAGCCCTGGGATGAATCATGGATTGGGTCATTTGTCAAGGCAAGGGCAGAAGATAGCGGACCCTATGAGTTATACGCAGGGATTGTTTCCTGA
- the ftsY gene encoding signal recognition particle-docking protein FtsY has product MGVFSIFSKDRKEKLDQGLDKTKKSVFSKLSKAIMGKSRVDDEVLDNLEEVLISSDVGVQTTIRIIERIEERVSRDKYLGTAELNMILKEEIVELLQENNTEDYRDFSLPQLDNPYVIMVVGVNGVGKTTTIGKLAYQFKKAGKSVLLGAADTFRAAAVDQLKIWSERVGVPIVTQPMGADPASVAYDTLVTAKANKADVVIIDTAGRLHNKINLMNELSKIRRVMQKVIPEAPQEVLLILDASTGQNAIEQARQFTAATEVNALALTKLDGTAKGGVVIGISDQFKIPVKYIGIGEKMEDLQVFNRAEFVDSLFNE; this is encoded by the coding sequence ATGGGAGTGTTTTCAATATTTTCGAAAGACAGGAAGGAGAAGCTTGACCAGGGGCTCGACAAGACCAAGAAGAGCGTTTTTTCCAAGCTGTCGAAGGCCATCATGGGTAAATCCCGGGTTGACGATGAAGTATTGGATAACCTGGAAGAGGTACTCATCAGTTCGGATGTTGGCGTTCAAACCACCATCCGGATTATCGAAAGGATAGAGGAGAGGGTATCCCGTGATAAATATCTGGGTACTGCTGAACTGAATATGATCCTTAAGGAAGAGATCGTTGAACTGCTCCAGGAAAATAACACCGAAGATTACCGCGATTTTTCCCTTCCTCAGTTGGATAACCCTTATGTGATAATGGTTGTTGGGGTTAACGGGGTTGGAAAGACCACTACCATAGGGAAACTGGCTTATCAATTTAAAAAGGCAGGGAAGAGTGTTTTATTGGGGGCAGCAGATACATTCCGGGCTGCTGCTGTCGACCAGTTAAAGATATGGTCGGAAAGAGTAGGTGTACCAATCGTTACACAGCCAATGGGCGCCGATCCTGCTTCAGTGGCATATGATACCCTGGTTACGGCTAAAGCGAACAAAGCCGATGTGGTGATCATTGATACTGCCGGAAGGTTGCACAATAAGATCAACCTCATGAATGAGCTCAGCAAGATACGCAGGGTCATGCAAAAGGTTATCCCCGAGGCTCCCCAGGAAGTATTACTGATCCTGGATGCTTCCACCGGACAGAATGCCATAGAGCAGGCCCGCCAATTTACGGCTGCCACCGAAGTCAATGCCCTTGCGCTCACCAAACTCGATGGAACTGCCAAAGGTGGCGTAGTAATCGGGATATCCGATCAGTTTAAAATCCCTGTCAAGTATATCGGAATAGGAGAAAAAATGGAAGACCTGCAGGTCTTTAACCGTGCGGAATTTGTTGATTCCCTGTTCAATGAATGA
- a CDS encoding toxin-antitoxin system YwqK family antitoxin, which yields MKTLRLLLVCALVPAFGLVSGQSYVINEIGDTVNYTDAAGIKQGMWIEKDRAIESKGRYNKGIKEGLWTVYHPKGMISKIENYRNGQLDGISVQIEQRGYLRSESYYKDGKLHGTATEYRYGSTPENRISYRNGLKEGKTELFYENGVVQEEAYYRNDQRDSITIWYDMKGKKVAEFNYKEGVFSGIQKTYYENDSLRTVENYENNVPVGLYREYHENGKLKLTGEYKDGLKHGKWSEYNDDGTLREEKKYKKGEEGK from the coding sequence ATGAAGACATTACGCTTATTGCTTGTTTGCGCCCTGGTTCCGGCTTTCGGACTGGTTTCGGGACAATCCTACGTGATCAATGAGATCGGAGACACCGTTAACTATACCGATGCCGCAGGTATCAAGCAGGGGATGTGGATTGAGAAAGACAGGGCTATAGAATCGAAAGGAAGATATAATAAGGGGATCAAAGAAGGATTATGGACGGTATATCACCCCAAAGGAATGATTTCGAAGATAGAAAATTACCGGAACGGGCAACTTGACGGAATCAGTGTGCAAATTGAACAGCGGGGATATTTGCGTTCCGAGAGTTATTACAAGGATGGGAAATTGCATGGGACTGCCACAGAGTATCGTTACGGCAGCACTCCCGAAAACCGCATCTCATACAGAAACGGACTGAAAGAAGGGAAAACGGAACTCTTTTATGAGAATGGGGTCGTACAGGAAGAGGCTTATTACCGTAATGACCAGCGCGACAGCATAACCATCTGGTACGATATGAAAGGCAAAAAAGTAGCCGAGTTCAATTATAAGGAAGGTGTTTTCTCGGGTATACAAAAGACCTATTATGAAAATGACAGCCTGCGTACAGTGGAAAATTATGAAAACAATGTTCCGGTTGGTTTGTATCGCGAGTACCATGAAAACGGCAAATTGAAGCTCACTGGGGAATACAAGGACGGTCTGAAACATGGAAAATGGTCAGAGTACAATGACGACGGCACATTAAGGGAAGAGAAAAAGTACAAAAAGGGGGAGGAAGGCAAGTAG
- a CDS encoding beta-lactamase family protein, with protein MKIVRPGILCALISFMLTSCHVGRYFHWNLADVNDYRRFPADSVKKGPQTFSFNIAPGNISLTLAKDYNKKGKLTSFEDFLKHEKTTAFLIIRNDSIIYEKYFYGNNENSVLPSFSVAKSFVSALAGIAVAEGYIKSVDDPVTDYVKGFKHEGFDKVTLRHLLDMRSGVRFNEGYVNPFGHMAKFYYGTHLDKYTLKLKIREAPGLHYDYISGNTQILAMALENSTGKTLPVYLQEKIWIPLGMEKDASWNYDSRKHHRTKSFCCINATARDFAKFGRLYLKKGNWQGKQLIPESWMKQNFTITHDSRDSQGYPYEMHWRVKTDGSIFAKGILGQYIYVDPEKDLLILRFGKKAGKTNWPALFETIAREVSREKQ; from the coding sequence ATGAAAATAGTCCGCCCAGGAATACTATGCGCCCTTATCTCCTTTATGCTTACGTCCTGTCATGTTGGAAGATACTTTCACTGGAATTTAGCTGACGTAAATGATTACAGGAGGTTTCCTGCTGACAGTGTTAAAAAGGGACCACAAACGTTTTCCTTCAACATTGCCCCCGGAAATATTTCTCTTACGCTCGCCAAAGATTATAATAAGAAAGGGAAACTCACATCTTTCGAGGATTTCCTGAAGCACGAAAAAACCACGGCATTCCTGATAATACGGAACGACAGTATCATTTACGAAAAATATTTCTACGGAAATAATGAAAACAGCGTTCTGCCATCGTTTTCAGTGGCCAAATCATTTGTTTCCGCTTTGGCCGGTATAGCCGTAGCCGAAGGGTACATAAAAAGTGTCGACGACCCGGTAACAGACTATGTCAAAGGATTCAAACATGAAGGTTTCGACAAGGTCACGCTTCGTCACCTGCTCGACATGCGCTCGGGAGTCCGTTTCAATGAAGGTTATGTGAATCCTTTTGGCCATATGGCCAAGTTTTACTATGGCACCCATCTCGACAAGTACACACTGAAGCTGAAAATCAGGGAAGCGCCGGGATTACATTATGATTATATCAGCGGGAACACCCAGATCCTGGCTATGGCCCTGGAAAACAGTACAGGAAAGACATTGCCGGTATACCTTCAGGAAAAGATATGGATCCCTCTGGGTATGGAAAAGGATGCATCCTGGAATTATGATTCCCGCAAACACCACAGAACCAAATCTTTTTGTTGTATCAACGCCACCGCGAGGGATTTCGCAAAATTTGGCCGTCTATACCTGAAAAAAGGCAACTGGCAAGGAAAACAACTTATCCCTGAATCCTGGATGAAGCAGAATTTCACGATCACCCACGACTCCAGGGATTCTCAGGGCTATCCCTACGAAATGCACTGGAGAGTAAAAACCGATGGAAGCATATTTGCAAAAGGCATCCTGGGACAATACATTTACGTAGATCCTGAAAAAGACTTGTTAATATTGCGTTTTGGAAAAAAAGCCGGGAAAACCAATTGGCCGGCCCTTTTTGAAACGATTGCCAGGGAAGTAAGCCGGGAAAAACAATAA
- the rpmG gene encoding 50S ribosomal protein L33, giving the protein MAKKQKDQRGQVILECTEHKASGLPGTSRYITTKNKRNTPDRLELKKFNPILKKMTVHKEIK; this is encoded by the coding sequence ATGGCAAAGAAACAGAAAGACCAGAGAGGACAGGTTATCCTGGAATGTACTGAGCATAAGGCATCCGGCCTTCCCGGCACATCCCGGTATATAACAACAAAAAATAAAAGGAATACTCCCGACAGGCTGGAGCTGAAAAAATTCAACCCCATCCTGAAGAAGATGACAGTTCATAAAGAAATCAAATAA